The following are encoded in a window of Cryobacterium sp. CG_9.6 genomic DNA:
- the rsmH gene encoding 16S rRNA (cytosine(1402)-N(4))-methyltransferase RsmH: MALNDIHTPVLLERCIELLAPALTAPGAVLVDATLGMAGHAEAFLQRFPDLTLVGLDRDLDALAIARERLAPFGDRVHLVHTVYDGIIEALADLEITEVQGVLFDLGVSSLQIDRVERGFSYSKDAPLDMRMDNTSELTAEVILATYSEPDLRRIFQDYGEEKLAARYAKAIVAARDATPFVRSAQLVDVITAATPVVVQRMGHPAKRVFQALRIEVNQELSVLERAIPAAMDAIAIGGRIVVMAYQSLEDRIVKRALAAASGSTAPAGLPVELPEHRPVFTLLVRGAELVSDDEKAENPRATPVRLRAAERLRRA; encoded by the coding sequence ATGGCCCTAAATGACATCCACACCCCGGTTCTTCTCGAACGGTGTATCGAGCTGCTCGCTCCTGCGCTCACCGCACCCGGGGCCGTACTCGTTGACGCCACCCTGGGAATGGCCGGACACGCCGAGGCGTTCCTGCAGCGTTTCCCCGATCTCACCCTGGTGGGACTTGATCGTGATCTCGACGCTCTCGCCATTGCGCGGGAACGGCTCGCTCCCTTTGGCGACCGCGTTCACCTCGTGCACACCGTGTATGACGGAATCATCGAGGCTCTCGCTGACCTCGAGATCACCGAGGTGCAGGGAGTGCTCTTTGACCTCGGTGTCTCGTCGTTGCAAATCGACCGGGTGGAGCGTGGTTTTTCGTACTCCAAGGACGCGCCACTCGACATGCGCATGGACAATACCTCAGAGCTGACCGCCGAGGTGATCTTGGCGACCTACTCTGAGCCGGACCTGCGGCGAATCTTCCAGGATTATGGTGAGGAAAAGCTCGCTGCTCGCTATGCGAAGGCGATTGTTGCCGCCCGTGACGCGACTCCGTTTGTGCGCTCGGCCCAACTGGTCGATGTGATCACCGCCGCCACACCGGTTGTCGTGCAGAGGATGGGACACCCAGCCAAACGGGTCTTTCAGGCCCTTCGCATCGAGGTCAATCAGGAGCTGTCCGTTTTGGAACGAGCGATTCCCGCAGCAATGGACGCCATTGCCATTGGCGGTCGAATTGTGGTCATGGCCTATCAGTCGTTGGAAGACCGCATCGTGAAGCGTGCCCTCGCGGCCGCATCCGGATCTACCGCGCCCGCTGGCCTTCCAGTCGAGCTTCCGGAACATCGGCCCGTCTTCACTCTGCTTGTGCGCGGTGCCGAACTCGTGTCCGACGATGAGAAAGCAGAAAACCCGCGAGCAACACCCGTGCGGCTTCGTGCCGCTGAGCGATTGAGGAGGGCCTGA
- a CDS encoding LysM peptidoglycan-binding domain-containing protein, whose product MSTEVNAIVNAHGAPKEEQRDRRTKTGERRGRSALLTVPIVIVGTLAISLNLAAPAHAVVAKKPLNPKLIENPVRVATVIAAAVEAPPAQYSVVEGDTVSGIATRFGLSTPTVLSLNGLDSSALIFPGQVLMLSGGAATASATPAAQNVQDAQSYTVLSGDTIGAIAGAHGLSTDAVLRANGLDRSSIIYPGQTILVTVDPVAQIVPAAFITALGPVTAPLAAGTQHTIQTGDTISAVAATAGVSVQAVLDANGLGWSSMIYPGQVLAIPSPASAVPDATHVTPLTDEMRANAQTIVAVGRSIGVSDYGLVVALAAAAQESGLRNVDYGDRDSLGLFQQRPSAGWGTPDQVMDPTRATLAFFGGSSNPNTGVTRGLLEIGNWESLTVTEAAQSVQISAFPDHYAKWETSARAWLTQLG is encoded by the coding sequence ATGTCGACCGAGGTGAATGCAATCGTGAACGCACACGGTGCACCCAAAGAAGAGCAGCGCGACCGCCGCACGAAAACCGGTGAGCGCAGAGGCCGCAGTGCGCTTCTCACTGTTCCCATCGTGATTGTGGGCACGCTGGCCATCAGCCTCAACCTGGCCGCGCCTGCACATGCTGTTGTGGCCAAGAAGCCGCTCAACCCCAAGCTGATTGAGAACCCGGTGCGAGTGGCAACGGTGATCGCCGCCGCCGTCGAGGCCCCGCCCGCTCAGTATTCTGTGGTGGAGGGCGACACGGTCAGTGGCATCGCCACTCGGTTTGGCCTCTCTACTCCTACGGTTTTGTCCTTGAACGGTCTCGACTCCTCGGCGCTGATCTTTCCCGGGCAGGTGCTGATGCTCTCGGGCGGTGCGGCCACGGCATCAGCCACCCCCGCTGCACAGAACGTACAGGACGCCCAGTCCTACACGGTCCTCAGCGGAGACACCATCGGCGCCATCGCGGGCGCACACGGCCTCTCCACCGACGCGGTGCTGCGCGCTAACGGTCTGGACCGCAGCAGCATCATCTACCCCGGTCAGACCATCCTCGTGACCGTCGACCCTGTGGCCCAGATTGTGCCGGCTGCCTTCATCACTGCTCTCGGACCGGTCACGGCACCCCTGGCCGCAGGAACGCAGCACACGATCCAAACCGGCGACACGATCAGTGCTGTCGCTGCGACGGCAGGCGTGAGCGTGCAGGCCGTTCTGGACGCCAACGGTCTCGGCTGGTCCAGCATGATCTACCCCGGGCAGGTGCTGGCAATTCCCTCGCCCGCCTCTGCTGTTCCCGACGCCACGCACGTGACGCCCCTGACCGATGAGATGCGCGCCAACGCGCAGACAATTGTGGCGGTTGGTCGATCGATCGGGGTGTCCGACTACGGCCTCGTTGTGGCCCTGGCTGCAGCAGCCCAGGAATCGGGACTGCGCAATGTTGACTACGGCGACCGGGACTCTCTCGGACTGTTTCAGCAGCGTCCCAGCGCGGGCTGGGGCACGCCCGACCAGGTGATGGACCCCACACGTGCAACGCTGGCGTTCTTCGGCGGCAGCAGCAATCCAAATACTGGCGTCACTCGGGGGCTTCTGGAGATCGGTAACTGGGAGTCGCTCACGGTCACCGAGGCCGCACAGTCCGTTCAGATTTCGGCTTTTCCGGACCACTACGCCAAGTGGGAAACATCTGCTCGGGCCTGGCTCACACAACTGGGCTAG
- a CDS encoding polyprenyl synthetase family protein, with the protein MVESTHLVELVQSRIDEFLITREPIVSLISSEVTPLVAFSRQFLSGGKRFRALFCYWGWQSVRAGDTAPIVLPGGTDGLGDISPIVGAASALELFHAAALVHDDIIDNSDTRRGAASAHKLFEHMHGAEGWVGNSTEFGRASAILLGDLLLGWSDELLDEGLAALPDRTAARAARLEFNLMRTEVTAGQYLDILEERAWKSAAEEDLYDRAMRVIEFKSARYSVLAPLVIGAALAGGTAEQLQSLRDFGLPLGIAYQLRDDLLGVFGDASVTGKPSGDDLREGKRTVLIALARQGLSSDSRRVLDEQLGDPHLAAEHIEALQAAITQSGAVDRVEAIITERLAAALEVLESAAISEHAKTQLRGLANRVARRVF; encoded by the coding sequence GTGGTCGAAAGCACTCATCTGGTCGAGCTGGTTCAATCCCGCATCGACGAATTCCTTATTACCCGTGAACCAATTGTGTCCCTGATCAGCTCCGAGGTAACGCCCCTCGTGGCCTTTTCTCGGCAGTTTCTCAGCGGTGGCAAGCGCTTCAGGGCGCTTTTTTGCTACTGGGGTTGGCAGAGTGTTCGCGCCGGTGACACGGCGCCAATTGTGCTCCCCGGGGGCACCGATGGTCTGGGCGATATCTCTCCCATTGTGGGTGCCGCATCGGCACTCGAACTCTTCCATGCGGCAGCACTGGTGCACGATGACATCATCGATAATTCCGACACTCGCCGCGGTGCGGCATCCGCTCACAAACTTTTCGAGCACATGCATGGGGCCGAAGGCTGGGTGGGTAACTCCACGGAATTCGGGCGCGCGTCGGCAATTCTTCTCGGTGACCTCTTACTGGGCTGGAGTGATGAGCTGCTTGACGAAGGGCTCGCGGCGCTGCCCGACCGCACCGCTGCCCGAGCGGCTCGGTTGGAATTCAACCTCATGCGCACCGAGGTAACGGCCGGACAGTATTTAGACATCCTCGAGGAACGTGCGTGGAAGTCGGCTGCTGAGGAAGACCTCTACGACCGAGCCATGCGGGTGATTGAATTCAAGTCAGCCCGGTATAGCGTGCTCGCTCCCCTCGTCATTGGCGCTGCGCTGGCAGGCGGCACTGCCGAGCAGCTGCAGTCCCTTCGTGACTTTGGACTACCGCTCGGTATCGCTTACCAATTGCGTGATGACCTGCTCGGCGTGTTTGGGGACGCCTCGGTGACCGGCAAGCCAAGCGGAGATGACCTGCGCGAGGGTAAGAGAACAGTACTCATCGCCCTCGCACGACAGGGACTCTCGTCAGACTCACGACGTGTGCTCGATGAACAACTCGGTGACCCTCACCTGGCTGCTGAGCACATCGAAGCGCTGCAGGCGGCCATCACGCAGAGCGGAGCCGTTGATCGAGTGGAAGCAATCATCACGGAACGACTGGCGGCGGCACTCGAGGTCCTGGAGTCCGCAGCCATCAGCGAACATGCGAAGACACAGCTGCGCGGTCTTGCCAACAGGGTGGCGCGCCGCGTGTTCTGA
- a CDS encoding Rv2175c family DNA-binding protein, protein MIVEPSENQTSEPAWLTIPALVEMLGITQSRVRQLIDDNHLLAIRRNGVLQVPAEFLRDRAPLPELRGTIFVLNDDGFTNEQAMSWLLDVDDSLGVAPIAALRAGRKAEVRRVAQALA, encoded by the coding sequence GTGATTGTAGAGCCTTCAGAGAACCAAACTTCCGAGCCCGCATGGCTCACCATCCCTGCACTCGTTGAAATGTTGGGGATAACCCAGAGCCGGGTTCGCCAGCTCATTGACGACAACCATCTACTCGCCATCCGCCGCAATGGAGTGCTGCAGGTTCCTGCGGAGTTCTTGCGCGATCGCGCGCCGCTGCCCGAGCTGCGTGGAACAATCTTCGTTCTGAACGACGATGGCTTCACCAACGAACAGGCGATGAGCTGGCTACTCGACGTTGACGACAGCCTCGGCGTCGCTCCGATCGCGGCGCTGCGTGCCGGTCGCAAGGCCGAGGTGCGCCGGGTGGCTCAGGCACTGGCCTAA
- the pknB gene encoding Stk1 family PASTA domain-containing Ser/Thr kinase: protein MSETPTDQMIGRLIDGRYQVRSRIARGGMATVYLATDLRLERMVAIKIMHGHLADDNAFKSRFIQEARSAARLAHPNVVNVFDQGQDADTAYLVMEYLPGITLRDLLKDYGKLTPEQTVDILEAVLSGLAAAHKAGIVHRDVKPENVLLADDGRIKISDFGLARAVNNNTATGQALLGTIAYLSPELVTRGIADARSDIYALGIMTFEMLTGEQPYVGEAPMQIAYQHANDTVPMPSSKVPSTPRELDELVQWATARDPEQRPRDARVMLDQLLAGRGHPGAGATGQQPTALQPTMMLPGLSTLAANADTQILMDAARGATPATSVLGPLTAAGVGPQAPDNSSTLTTKARRRKGRGFWLFALVLLLATGLASAGWYFGSGPGSDIAVPTVASLSPADAAARIESVGLASDESAVYSADVPEGLVIGTTPEDGSRVSKDSTVTIVVSLGLQPITLPPLAGLTQADASAAITTLLAEVGSIDPIFSDSVAVDTVISASRASDDSDVSAGGDYFQGLTVNLVVSLGAIPNVAGSTVARATALLEEKGLLAESGEQTFSDSVPEGNVVSATAPDAPVRTGATITLTTSRGPEPVRIPNVVGMPWNEGKQTLTDLGFELSYNPGADAISALLSVASTDPEAGTSAPRGSTITLKPTNPFG, encoded by the coding sequence GTGAGTGAAACCCCGACCGACCAGATGATCGGCCGTCTGATAGACGGTCGATATCAGGTGCGATCCAGAATCGCTCGCGGTGGCATGGCCACGGTTTACCTCGCCACGGACCTTCGCCTCGAGCGCATGGTCGCGATCAAGATCATGCACGGCCACTTGGCCGATGACAACGCGTTCAAGAGCAGGTTCATTCAGGAAGCTCGATCCGCGGCTCGACTGGCCCACCCGAATGTCGTCAACGTCTTTGACCAGGGTCAGGATGCCGACACGGCATACCTCGTCATGGAGTACCTTCCGGGAATCACCCTGCGCGACCTGCTCAAGGACTACGGCAAGCTCACCCCGGAGCAGACCGTGGACATCCTTGAAGCGGTGCTGAGCGGCTTGGCCGCCGCGCATAAGGCCGGCATCGTGCACCGCGACGTCAAACCCGAGAACGTGCTGCTTGCGGACGACGGTCGCATTAAAATCAGCGACTTTGGTCTGGCCCGCGCGGTCAACAACAACACGGCGACCGGCCAGGCTCTGCTGGGAACGATCGCCTATCTCTCCCCCGAGCTCGTGACCCGCGGCATTGCCGACGCTCGAAGCGACATCTACGCCCTCGGCATCATGACCTTTGAGATGCTGACCGGCGAGCAGCCCTATGTGGGCGAAGCACCGATGCAAATTGCCTACCAGCATGCCAATGACACGGTCCCCATGCCCAGCAGCAAGGTGCCATCCACCCCGCGGGAACTCGATGAGCTCGTGCAGTGGGCCACCGCCAGGGATCCGGAACAACGCCCGCGGGACGCACGTGTCATGCTCGACCAGCTTCTCGCCGGCCGCGGCCACCCCGGGGCCGGAGCCACCGGGCAACAGCCCACGGCCCTCCAGCCCACCATGATGCTCCCTGGTCTGTCCACCCTGGCCGCCAATGCCGACACCCAGATTCTGATGGATGCCGCGCGCGGCGCCACTCCCGCAACCAGCGTTCTCGGACCGCTGACGGCGGCCGGAGTCGGCCCACAAGCCCCCGACAACAGCAGCACTCTCACCACCAAGGCCCGCCGTCGTAAGGGGCGCGGTTTTTGGCTCTTCGCCCTCGTCCTTCTGCTCGCCACCGGTCTCGCGAGCGCGGGATGGTACTTCGGGTCCGGTCCCGGTTCGGACATCGCGGTACCCACGGTGGCGTCCCTCTCGCCAGCGGATGCCGCAGCTCGCATTGAGAGCGTGGGGCTCGCATCCGACGAGAGCGCGGTGTACAGCGCCGATGTCCCCGAGGGACTGGTGATCGGTACGACGCCCGAGGATGGCAGCCGGGTATCCAAGGACAGCACGGTGACCATTGTGGTGTCCCTCGGACTGCAACCCATCACGCTCCCGCCGCTGGCAGGCCTGACGCAGGCCGATGCATCCGCTGCGATCACGACCCTGCTGGCCGAAGTCGGTTCCATAGACCCGATCTTCAGCGACTCCGTAGCTGTCGACACCGTGATCTCCGCCAGTCGGGCGAGTGACGACAGCGACGTGTCCGCCGGCGGCGATTACTTTCAGGGTCTCACGGTCAACCTCGTTGTATCTCTTGGCGCTATTCCCAACGTGGCCGGGTCCACGGTGGCGCGCGCGACCGCGCTGCTCGAGGAAAAGGGACTGCTGGCCGAAAGCGGCGAGCAGACCTTCAGCGACTCGGTTCCCGAAGGCAATGTGGTGTCGGCCACGGCGCCCGATGCGCCGGTGCGCACGGGGGCGACGATTACCCTCACCACCTCTCGGGGCCCCGAGCCTGTGCGTATCCCGAACGTCGTGGGAATGCCGTGGAACGAGGGCAAGCAGACGCTTACCGACCTCGGTTTCGAACTCAGCTACAACCCCGGTGCGGATGCCATCTCTGCCCTGCTCAGTGTGGCGTCGACCGACCCGGAAGCCGGCACGTCGGCACCGCGGGGCAGCACGATCACGCTCAAGCCCACCAATCCCTTCGGCTAG
- a CDS encoding lysophospholipid acyltransferase family protein: MFYWFMKNIVVGPLLLGVFRPWVVGLENVPKTGGVILASNHLSFIDSVFLPLVVSRRVVFLAKSEYFTGTGLKGWATRQFFKATGQLPIDRSGGKASEDSLNTGLRVLGAGGVLGIYPEGTRSPDARMYRGRTGVARMVLESGVPVIPVAMIDTEKAMPTGTRIPKVRRIGIVLGTPLDFTRFAGMEGDRFVLRSVTDELMYELQRLSTQEYVDVYATSVKEKRASLSR, from the coding sequence ATGTTTTACTGGTTTATGAAGAACATTGTGGTCGGACCCCTTTTGCTGGGCGTTTTCCGGCCCTGGGTTGTGGGACTGGAGAACGTTCCCAAAACCGGCGGGGTCATCCTGGCGAGTAATCACCTGTCTTTCATCGACTCGGTCTTTCTTCCACTCGTGGTCTCACGCCGTGTGGTGTTCCTCGCCAAGAGCGAGTACTTCACGGGAACGGGACTGAAGGGTTGGGCAACACGGCAGTTTTTCAAGGCCACGGGTCAGCTCCCCATCGATCGTTCCGGCGGCAAGGCCTCGGAGGACTCGCTGAATACCGGACTCCGCGTGCTCGGAGCCGGCGGGGTGCTTGGAATCTACCCCGAAGGAACCCGCAGCCCCGACGCCCGCATGTATCGCGGTCGCACCGGCGTAGCCCGGATGGTGCTGGAGTCCGGAGTTCCCGTCATTCCGGTGGCCATGATTGACACCGAGAAAGCCATGCCCACCGGAACCCGCATACCCAAGGTTCGGCGCATCGGAATTGTGCTGGGTACTCCGCTGGATTTCACCCGCTTTGCGGGCATGGAGGGCGACCGCTTCGTGCTGCGGTCCGTGACGGATGAGCTGATGTACGAGTTGCAGCGACTGAGTACCCAGGAGTACGTGGACGTGTATGCCACGAGCGTCAAGGAGAAGCGCGCCAGCCTTTCGCGATAA
- a CDS encoding 3-deoxy-7-phosphoheptulonate synthase class II, whose protein sequence is MVAGLDHWRTLPIKQQPSWPDADLVAAASAELATQPPLVFAGEVDILRDRLAAAASGHAFLLQGGDCAETFSGATADQIRNRVKTVLQMAVVLTYGASMPVIKMGRMAGQFAKPRSSDFETRGDVTLPAYRGDIVNGYDFTPESREADPARLVKGYHTAASTLNLIRAFTQGGFADLRQVHSWNQGFAANPANQQYEKVAKEIDRAIKFMIACGADFEAMRRTEFYTSHEGLLMDYERPMTRIDSRTGTPFNTSAHFIWIGERTRDLDGAHVDFLSRVRNPIGVKLGPSTSADDMLRLVDKLDPNREPGRLTFITRMGAGKIRDALPPLLEAIKASDATPLWVTDPMHGNGVTTPTGYKTRRFDDVVDEVKGFFEAHRAVGTHPGGIHVELTGDDVTECLGGSEHIDEAALATRYESLCDPRLNHMQSLELAFLVSEELAAR, encoded by the coding sequence GTGGTCGCCGGGCTGGATCACTGGCGTACGCTCCCCATCAAGCAACAGCCCAGTTGGCCGGACGCCGACCTTGTTGCCGCGGCCTCCGCAGAGCTCGCCACCCAGCCGCCCCTCGTCTTTGCCGGTGAGGTCGACATTCTGCGCGACCGGCTCGCGGCCGCCGCCTCCGGACACGCCTTCCTCTTGCAGGGGGGAGACTGCGCCGAAACGTTTAGTGGCGCCACCGCAGACCAGATTCGCAACCGCGTGAAGACCGTGTTGCAGATGGCCGTTGTGCTCACCTATGGTGCATCGATGCCCGTCATCAAGATGGGTCGCATGGCCGGCCAGTTCGCCAAGCCGCGTTCGAGCGACTTCGAAACGCGCGGTGACGTCACATTGCCCGCTTACCGCGGTGACATCGTCAATGGTTATGACTTCACCCCAGAGTCTCGGGAGGCCGACCCGGCCCGGTTGGTGAAGGGCTACCACACGGCGGCCTCGACGCTGAATCTGATTCGCGCCTTCACCCAGGGCGGTTTTGCTGACCTCCGGCAGGTGCACAGCTGGAACCAGGGTTTTGCTGCCAACCCGGCAAACCAGCAGTACGAGAAGGTCGCCAAAGAGATTGACCGGGCGATTAAGTTCATGATCGCGTGCGGTGCCGATTTCGAGGCTATGCGGCGCACCGAGTTCTACACCAGCCACGAGGGCCTCCTCATGGACTACGAACGCCCCATGACGCGCATCGACTCGCGCACGGGAACGCCGTTCAACACGTCTGCGCACTTCATCTGGATCGGTGAGCGCACGCGCGACCTCGACGGCGCCCACGTGGACTTTCTGTCCCGGGTGCGAAACCCCATCGGCGTCAAGCTGGGCCCGAGCACGTCAGCCGACGACATGCTGCGCCTCGTGGACAAGCTCGACCCGAACCGGGAGCCCGGCAGGCTCACCTTCATCACCCGCATGGGTGCGGGCAAGATCCGGGATGCCCTGCCGCCCCTCCTCGAGGCAATCAAGGCGAGTGACGCCACGCCACTGTGGGTCACCGACCCCATGCACGGCAACGGTGTCACCACGCCCACCGGCTACAAGACACGTCGCTTTGATGATGTGGTGGACGAGGTGAAGGGCTTCTTTGAAGCTCACCGTGCGGTGGGAACCCACCCGGGCGGAATCCACGTTGAACTCACCGGTGACGATGTGACCGAATGCCTTGGTGGCTCGGAGCACATTGACGAGGCCGCACTGGCGACCCGCTACGAGTCACTCTGCGACCCGCGCCTGAACCACATGCAGTCTCTCGAACTGGCCTTCCTCGTGTCTGAGGAGCTGGCTGCTCGCTAG
- the mraZ gene encoding division/cell wall cluster transcriptional repressor MraZ: protein MFLGTYAPKLDEKGRIILPAKFREELSTGVVMTRGQEHCIYVFSSREFEELHDKIRQAPVTSKQARDYLRVFLSGASSETPDKQNRVTIPANLRAYAGLDRELTVIGAGSRVEIWDSEAWASYLAEQETSYANTTEEVIPGLF, encoded by the coding sequence ATGTTCCTTGGGACCTACGCCCCCAAGTTGGACGAGAAGGGGCGCATCATCCTTCCAGCGAAGTTCCGCGAGGAGCTCTCTACGGGGGTTGTGATGACCCGCGGACAGGAACACTGCATCTACGTCTTCAGCTCCCGGGAGTTCGAAGAACTACACGACAAGATTCGTCAGGCACCGGTTACGAGCAAGCAGGCTCGCGACTACCTGCGCGTCTTCCTTTCCGGAGCCAGCTCCGAAACACCCGATAAGCAGAATCGGGTCACCATTCCAGCCAATCTCCGCGCGTATGCCGGGCTCGACCGTGAACTCACCGTTATCGGTGCCGGCAGTCGAGTAGAGATTTGGGACAGCGAGGCCTGGGCCAGCTATCTGGCCGAGCAGGAAACCTCATACGCCAATACGACGGAGGAGGTGATTCCGGGACTCTTCTAG
- a CDS encoding DUF3040 domain-containing protein, translated as MPLSEQEQRLLEEMERSLYHNDADFVASVGVSRLRPNYRSIAIGVLLAVLGIVALIAGVALQMLWIGIVGFVVMFTGVLLALSPGKAMKGMSGMPPAPEPGRRPAPGRTDQGFMDRLNERWDRRQDGQ; from the coding sequence ATGCCGCTTTCTGAACAAGAGCAGCGACTCCTTGAAGAGATGGAGCGCAGCCTCTATCACAACGATGCAGATTTTGTCGCAAGTGTAGGAGTGTCACGCCTTCGTCCCAACTACCGGTCGATTGCAATTGGTGTGCTTCTAGCCGTTTTGGGGATCGTTGCCCTGATCGCTGGCGTCGCTCTCCAAATGCTGTGGATCGGCATCGTGGGATTTGTCGTGATGTTCACCGGAGTGCTGCTGGCACTGTCTCCCGGCAAAGCCATGAAGGGGATGTCGGGCATGCCCCCAGCCCCCGAGCCCGGCCGTCGTCCTGCACCCGGGCGCACGGACCAGGGATTTATGGACCGACTTAATGAGCGCTGGGACCGTCGTCAGGACGGTCAGTAG
- a CDS encoding ROK family glucokinase, producing the protein MHAIGIDIGGTKIAGALVDDNGTILRSDRQPTNPHDPREIEDVVVAMIENLAAGENVVAAGVAAAGFIDAAQSTVYYAPNINWRNEPFRAKLEARIDLPILIENDANAAGWAEFRYGAGREYTDMVTLTIGTGVGGAIVANGSLLRGGFGAGAELGHLRLVPGGLPCGCGASGCIEQYGSGRALLRIAGEIADEGPLGSGLRAAQERKGKLTGKDVGHLIEVGDPGAVAALARLGASLGEACASLGAVLDPQVFVFGGGVSIAGDLLLDPIRAAYLEHLPARGYHPEATFAIAQLVNDAGVVGAADLARSAASR; encoded by the coding sequence GTGCACGCCATTGGAATCGATATTGGGGGCACCAAAATTGCCGGTGCTCTCGTAGACGACAACGGAACCATTCTTCGTTCCGATCGTCAACCCACGAATCCGCACGATCCGCGCGAAATTGAAGACGTTGTCGTGGCGATGATCGAGAATCTGGCCGCGGGGGAAAACGTGGTCGCCGCGGGGGTTGCCGCCGCCGGGTTTATCGACGCCGCACAGTCCACGGTCTACTACGCCCCGAACATCAACTGGCGTAACGAGCCCTTCCGCGCCAAACTCGAGGCCAGAATCGATCTTCCGATCCTCATTGAGAACGATGCCAATGCGGCTGGGTGGGCGGAATTCCGCTATGGCGCCGGGCGTGAGTACACGGACATGGTGACCCTCACCATTGGTACGGGGGTTGGTGGCGCCATTGTTGCCAACGGCAGCCTGCTGCGCGGTGGGTTTGGTGCCGGCGCGGAACTGGGTCACTTGCGCCTTGTTCCGGGCGGTTTGCCGTGCGGTTGTGGTGCCAGCGGATGCATCGAACAGTACGGTTCGGGCCGGGCGCTGTTGCGTATCGCCGGGGAGATCGCCGATGAGGGTCCGCTGGGGAGTGGCCTGAGGGCGGCACAGGAGCGTAAGGGAAAACTGACGGGAAAAGACGTTGGTCACCTCATCGAGGTGGGGGATCCGGGTGCGGTTGCTGCGCTGGCGCGGCTGGGGGCTTCTCTGGGAGAGGCGTGCGCGAGTCTCGGCGCTGTTCTTGACCCTCAGGTCTTCGTCTTTGGTGGGGGAGTGTCGATTGCCGGCGATCTGCTTCTTGACCCGATCCGCGCGGCGTACCTCGAACACCTCCCTGCGCGGGGGTATCATCCCGAAGCAACCTTCGCAATTGCGCAGCTCGTCAACGACGCGGGCGTGGTGGGTGCGGCAGACCTCGCGCGCAGTGCGGCGTCGCGCTGA